The nucleotide sequence ACTGATCATTGACTAAACTAACCTGTAGTTTATACACACCCGGTTGGTCGACTACCAAATCTGGCTGACTGGCCCCCGACAGGGATTGGCCATCAAATGACCAGCGAAACCGGTAGGTTGCCGGTTGTGGCAAGGTAGTTAAACGCAGCGTATCGGTCTTGCTGGTCAGTACCGTACGTAAAGACTGAATAGCGGCATTAGGGACATTGGGCGGCAGCACCTTCACGGCTTTTGAGGTCGTGTCTGTCCCGCATTTCTGCAGAAACTTCTTAACAACTGTGTATGTACCCGCATCCGTCACGCTGAGCGTGTAGCTGGTGGCGCCGGTAATGTCTTTTCCATCACGCTGCCACTGATAGCCATAGGTCATATCAGCCGGGATGGCCAGCGTAATCGGGGAGTTATCGCAGCGGGCAATCTCCGACGAATCGCGCCCTTTATAGGTAATACTGGGGGCAGGGGGCGTGTTGAGTTTACAGTCAACAACCGGCAACTGGTATTCGCGCCGGACCTGCCCAATCTCGACACCCCCACGAAACTCATGCACAACAACGGCAAACACAAACAAGCCAATCTGACTGGCTTTTACGCTCAGTTTACCAGTGTTTTTATCAATAGACAGGGCAGGATTACCGGGAATGGCGTTCGTTGCGCTGAAGCCGGTTGCCCACTGCGCCGGTGGATAAGACGCCCGTGAGGTTCCAAGACCGTATACGCTAACATTATTGGTGTATCCTGCCAGGGGCGTCACCAGCTCGTAGCTCAGTTGATCGCCATCCGCGTCGGTGGCGCTGAAATCCATCTCGAACGACTGGTTCCGGCAAACGTACTCAGCCGCCGGAACGATAAATCTGGGGGATGAATTTTTTGTCTGCACTCCCGGGAAGTCAAGCTGAAAAACCATTCCAGTGTTCTGTGGATTACGCAGGTTGGTCAGGCTGCTGTTGCGACAGCACCGCTCCCAGATGACGTAGTAGCCGCCGGGGCTGTTGAACTGATCGTCTGACAGCGTAACCCGATTTGTATACCGCACCATCAGCAACTGCACATCCCGGAGTTTGGCGCAGGCGGCATTGTTACCATAGAGCGCCTGCTCAGACGTCTTGTCTAAATTGAACGAGCCCATCTGGACGTTGTCCTGCCGACGAAACACATAGACATCCAGATTCGAGTTGAAGTTGGTATTATCCAGCTTGGTCTTATCGTAAAAGATGGTTAGCGAAAGCTCATAAACGCCCGCTGTGGCCGTCTTTTGCAGACTTATGTCCCCACCGTAAATGTGTTCGGCAACAGCATCGCTTGCCCCAGCCAGCCAGTTCCAGCCT is from Spirosoma taeanense and encodes:
- a CDS encoding gliding motility-associated C-terminal domain-containing protein, with product MKKLYWLLGLIVGWNWLAGASDAVAEHIYGGDISLQKTATAGVYELSLTIFYDKTKLDNTNFNSNLDVYVFRRQDNVQMGSFNLDKTSEQALYGNNAACAKLRDVQLLMVRYTNRVTLSDDQFNSPGGYYVIWERCCRNSSLTNLRNPQNTGMVFQLDFPGVQTKNSSPRFIVPAAEYVCRNQSFEMDFSATDADGDQLSYELVTPLAGYTNNVSVYGLGTSRASYPPAQWATGFSATNAIPGNPALSIDKNTGKLSVKASQIGLFVFAVVVHEFRGGVEIGQVRREYQLPVVDCKLNTPPAPSITYKGRDSSEIARCDNSPITLAIPADMTYGYQWQRDGKDITGATSYTLSVTDAGTYTVVKKFLQKCGTDTTSKAVKVLPPNVPNAAIQSLRTVLTSKTDTLRLTTLPQPATYRFRWSFDGQSLSGASQPDLVVDQPGVYKLQVSLVNDQCPAYDSIRIDRIIRLFTASAFTPNGDGQNDTWEIRNIADMPDCEVLVYDRWGSPIFQSKGYATPWDGTYNAQKVAPGVYQYVIHIFGRTDLYKGSLHVLY